Genomic DNA from Halorussus rarus:
CGTCGGCCGCGAGGCGCTCGGTCTCGCTCCGCCGGAGGCGGCCCCCCGTCGACTCGCCCGGCAGGACGACCGCGTCGACGTCGCCGTCGCGGATGTGGTCGCGAACCCGGGAGACCGGCCGCCGACCGACCAGGAGCTCCCGCTCGACGTCCGTCGCGTACGCCTCCGCCTCGGCCACGCCCCAGTCGAGGCGTTCGCGGTCGTCCGCCCCGACGAACCGGTGACTGAGCCCGAGCGGCGCCTGCGGCGGGATCCGGGCGGGGGCGACCACCCGGAGGGCGGCGCCGGTCGTCCGGGCCAGCGTCCCCGCGATTCGTAGCTGGTCGGCGAGCGCGGCGCGCGACCGGTCGAACAGCGGGACGAGGACGCGGTCCCGTTCGGAACTCTCCGCGGTCCGAGACGCGGCGTTCGAGGAGTCGCTCGGCTCTGCGAGGCCCACGGCGTCGACGGGCGAGAAGCTCATGCGATTCCGTTACTGCTTATCTATAATAAACCTTTGATGGGTTGCGTGTATTATACGTCGCCGAAATCTCGGATGCGGAAACTCGATGGTGTGTCTCGAGGGTCACGCCTCGCCGGGTTCGCCGCGCAGACGCTCCAGGCCACCGCCGTACGCCAGCCACGCGGCGAGGGCGACCCCGACCGACAGGATGGCGAGTCGGAGCGGCGAGTAGAACGACGACGGTGCGACCGCTTCGGTCCGCACGACCACATTCCAGACGAACTGGGTCGCGAGGACGAGGACGACGAACAGGGCGTGTCGCTTCCATCCCCGGGCGTACAGACGGGGTTCGTACCGGTAGGTAGCCGGGAGGACGAGGAGAAGGAGGGCGGGAACGACGACGGTTTGCGTGATCGGGTCCGGCGGAGAGAACAGCCCGCCGAGGAGGAACGAGATCAGCAGGGCATCGACGACGGCACCGCCGAACCGGGACCAGTCCATGTCCGGGGTCCGAAGCCGACCCGGAAAAGTCTACCTACCCCAACAGCTCCGGCAGGTCGTTGACCGAGTCGACGACCGCGTCGGCGCCCGCCGCCTCGTACTTCCGGCGGCCCGCTTGCCCGGTCAGCCCGCCGGTCAGCACGCCGACGCCGAAGTAGTCGCGGTCGGGGTCCTCGTCGGCGGCGTTGCGGGCCGTTCGGACGTCGTCGAGCGTGTCGCCGACGAAAACGACCGACCCCGCTCCGAACCGCTCGGCGAGCGTCGTCAGGGCCCGCGGGTGGGGCTTGCCCTCGGCCCAGTCGTCCATCGTGAACCGGCGGTCGTCGGGCACGTCGAGGCCCGCCCGGCGCTGGGCGATGTCCGCCTCGGCGGCGGGGCGTCCGGTGACCACGCCGAGGGGGTAGTCGGCGAGTCGGTCCAGCGTCTCGTCATCGAGCAGGACGGGTTCGTCGTGGATGAAGCCGGACGCGTCGAGGTCGGGCTCTCCGCCTTCGATGTCCGCGTACAGCTCCGCGCCGAGGTAGAGCTGCTGGAACACCTCGCGGAGGCGCGCGGGATTCCAGTCCGCCCTGGCGCGCTCGCGGGCCGCCGATGAGAGGGCCTCGTCGACGACGGCCTCGGCGGCGTCGAGCCCGTCGGCGGCCCCGGGTTCGTCGCCCTCGGCTCGCCGGGCCGCGATCCGGTCGGTGAACGCCCCGACGTCCAGGTCGAGCCCCTCGCGGCGCGCGAGCACGAACAGCGCCGCGGCGTAGGTGAGCTCCCAGTCGTTGTTGAAGCCGCCCGCATCCTTGAAGGCCTGGATGGTCGACTCCTCGATGGTGTCGCCGTGGACGCGCTCTATCGACTCCACGATGGCGCGTCGGTAGGAGTCGGCCACGTCCACGACGACTCCGTCGATGTCCAGCACGACCGCGTCTGCTTGCATGCGAGGGGGTAGTCAGCGGGAATTGAAGGGTCTTCCGTCGTCGAGCGCGCGCCACCGCGGAGCGTCGGCGCCGGACGGAACGGGATCACTCCGAACCGCCGAAGCCGCTGTCGAAGCGCTCGCCCTCGACGTCCCAGTGCTTCACTCCGGCGCAGTCGTGTTTCTCGGGGAGTCGGTGCTCGGGGCAGTAGGTGTTGCCGCAGTACGAACACCCTCGGTCCCCCGTCATCTTCTCGCCGCATCGCTTGCAGGTGCCCATGCGACGACTACGCCGTTCACTGCCATAACGCTGGTGTCGTGTTACCACACCACTCGCAGGTGGCTCCGTCGGCTCCCCGCTCGCGCTTCGGCCGCTCGACGGACTCGTCCGATTCGACCGTGGGGCTGCCGACGGACTTACTCCCCCGACTCCCGCGCCCCCTTCACCTGCGCGACGTGCGTGAGCGTGACCAGTCCGAGGCCGCCCACGAAGTTGCCGGCCGTGACGACGGCGGTCGTGACCGCCAGTTCGCCGAGGCCGATGTTCGCGCCCAGGAACAACCCGAAGACGACGTGGAGTATCGTGACGATGACGTGGTCGAAGACGCCGAGCGTCAGCAGGAACCCCACGACGTAGGCCAGCGCGATGCGGCTCCCGACGCTGTCGACCGCCTCCAGCATGAACGACAGCAGCGTGACCAGCATCCCGCCGACGACGCCCTTCACGAACTCGGGCGCGGTCCGCCGGTGGACGACCTCGTTGGCGAAGGCGACCAGGACCTCCGCCGCCCCGGACGGGAGCGCGCCGTCGACCGACAGGACGGCGACGAAGAGGGCGCCGCCGGCGAGGTTGAGCACGAAGGTGACCGCCCACAGCCGGACGAGCGGGCCGACCATCCACGACCCGTCCTTCTCGACCGCCTTCGCGACCGGGTCGAAGAAGTTCTCGTTGAACAGCTCAGTGCGACCCACCACCAGGAAGACGAGCGCGATGCCGAACGCGAGCGCGCCCGTGATCTTCGCGATACCGTGGCCGAACCGGGGCTCGACCGCGGCTTCCACGATGCCGAGCGCGACGATGCCGAACACCACGGTGAACCCCGCGATGAAGCTGGTCGAGGCGAGTTCGAGCCACGACTGATCGAGTCGCCGCTCGCCCTCCTCGACCGCCCGCTCGAAGATCTCTGCTGGATCGGGTGCGACTGCCACACCTCGTTCGTCGTCCGATGCGGTGTTAAGGCTCTTGGCGGGTACGGTCTCCCTACTGCCGGTTCAGCGGACCGAACGCTACCGGCGCGCCACGTACAGCGTCTCGCCGGGGAGCGTCTCGCGGGCGACCGACACCGCGGGCTGGTCGCCGCCCAGCGTCGTGAACAGGAAGGCGGCGCCGTGGTCGCGCGCGACCGACAGCGCGGGCCGGTGGAGCTCCGGCGGGAGGTTGAGGGCGTAGACGGCGTCGGCGTCCCGGTAGACCGCTGGGTCGGGGTCGCATATGTCGTCGCGCACGAACTGGACCCCGGCCGGCACCTCGCGGGGGTGGACGTCGGTCGCGGTGACGCGCTTGCCGGCGTCGGCCAGCCCGCCGGCCACGTCGGGTCGGTTGCCCACCCCGACCTCCACCAGTCGCTCGAAGTCCGACAGGCGGCCGACGATGGCACGACGGGCTCGGGGTCGCACGGCGGGAAGTTTATGGGCCGCTCCCGCATAGTGTTTCCCATGCTCGTTGACGTCGTCCCGGTCGGGGATCTCTCTGCGACAGTCAAGCGACAGGCCTCGACCGCCCTGCGCTCGGTCTACGACTGCGAGGTCACTATCCACGACGCCCAGCCGATTCCGACCGGGGCCCACGACGAGAAGCGCGACCAGTACCGCGCCGAGGAGTTCATCGAACTCGCGGGCCGCGTGGGGTCGGGGGAGAAGAACATCGCCATCACGCCCAAGGACCTCTTCTACCGCCGCCGCAACTACGTGTTCGGTCTCGCCTACCTCGACGGGAACGGGAGCGTCATCTCGACGTACCGACTCCAGACCTCCAGCGACGGGGGGTTCTCGAACCGGAGCGCGAGCGAGATCTTCGACGACCGGGTCCGCAAGGAGGTCGTCCACGAGATCGGCCACACGCTCGGACTCGAACACTGCGACAACAAGCGCTGCGTCATGAACTTCTCGCCGACCGTCCGCGAGGTCGACGTCAAGGAGGAGAACCTCTGTGGCTCCTGCCAGCGCGACGTGATGTAACCGCCGGCCGACGCCGTTAGCCTCCTTTTATCGCCGTCTTCCGCGTTCGAGTCGCCGACTACCTCCGGAACGGTAGCCCCCGCCACCTGACGCCCTCGATGACCGCGCCGAACAGTCCGACCAGTCCCACCGCGAGGGGCACCACCTGTCGCCCCAGGTCGGTCGGGAGGACGTACTTCGTCATGGCGGCCGCGAAGCCGACGTACCGCTCGACGACCGACTCCTCGCCGCCGTCGGCGAGGTCGGCCTCGGTCGCGGTCGGGTGGTCGCTCGAGCCCTCGCCCGGCAGCCGGTCGGCCTCGTAGGGCAGCCCGCCGGTCTCGACCGCCCAGACGATCTCGCCGTCCTCGTCCACCTCGACGACCCGGTCGTTGTACGAGTCCGTGACGAGGGTGTGGCCGTTCGGCAGCCGGTCGGCGTCACGGGGCCAGTTCAGGGTCGCGCTGCCGCCGAACTCCCAGACGACCTCGCCCGACCGGTTCAGTTCCACCACCCGGTCGTGCTCGCTGTCGGCGACCAGCAGGTGGCCGTCGGCGAGCCGGTCGGGGTTGTGCTGCTCGTAGAGGACGTCGCCCTTGCCGGCGAACTGGTTCGGCCCGACTATCGGCCGGACCGTCACGTCGCGGTCGCCCGGTCCCGCGCCGGCACTGCTCCCCGTGGCGTTCTCGACGCGGAGTTCGACCACGGTGTCGAAGTTCCGGAGGCTGACCTGGAACACGCCCGGCCGGATCCGGTCGACGTCGTTCATGTGGGTCCAGTCGCCCTCCGGCCCCATCCCCTTCGGCCGGTCGTAGGTGTCGGTGGCGTTCCACTGCCAGACGATCTCCTGCTGGCGGTTGACCGCGAACACGCGATCGTTGCCCATGTCGACCAGGACCCACCGGTCGCTGCCGTTCACGGCGTAGTGGTCGGCGTCGTGGAGCTCGTGCTCGTGGAGCTCCGCGTCGTACCACGCGTACTCCCACACCACCTCGTCGGTCGACTGCTCGACGATGCGGAGGGCGTTGCGCACGCAGTTCCGGAACCCGTCGTCGCGGAAGCGGGCCGGACACTCCCCGTCCGGGATCTCGGTGGCGGTCGACACCTGGACCCGGTCGGGGCCGAGCGCCTCGACGTCGAACACGTCGTCGGCGTCGGCGTACTCCCAGACGATCTCGCCGTCGGGGGAGAACTCGACGGCTCGGCCCTCGTCCTTGTACCCCTGGAGGGCGACGAGGGTGTTGTTCTCGGGCGACTCCTCGGCGACGGTGAGGCGGGGCTGGTCGGGGGCGGCGAGCACGCCGACGCTCGCGACCGCGAGCGCCAGGACCGCGACGAACGCGAACAGTTTCGCGCGGCGCTCGTGGCCGGTCCCTAGCCACTCCGGAAGTCGTGTCACTGCGTGGGGGTATGCGTTCGCTGACGAAAATCGTTCGGTTCCGCGCCGGCGGAGAACCGCCCCGTACGGGTCGGGTGCAGGACGTGCGAGTACGGTTCTCGCAGTCGGTCGCCGCGAGGCGATTCGACTGAGAACGGGGTATCGAACCGGACTGCTAGAACGTCGACCGGGGCCGCCGGAGTGGCAACCCGGCCGTCGTCAGGGCGCGTAGTAGTACTCGCCCTGCTTCTTCTGTTCCCTGTCGAGCTGGCTCCCCGGCTTGTTGATGCGGGGCCGGCCCACGTTCTCGTCGCGCCGGAACGTGATGTCGAGGTTCGCGAGGAAGTCGTTCATCCCCTCGCGCATCCCCTTCGGCTTGCTGGCGCGGCCGTGAACCGCGGGCTCGCCGTCGAACACCATCAGCCGGTCGGCGAGCAGGTCGATCATGTAGATGTCGTGGTCGATGACCATCACCGTGGCGTCCTGCTGCTCGGCGAACCGCCGGACGGCGTTGGTCGCCCGCACCCGCTGCTCGACGTCGAGGTACGCCGAGGGCTCGTCGAGCAGGTAGAGGTCGGCCGACTCCGACAGGCAGGCCGCGATGGCGACCCGCTGGCGCTCGCCGCCCGAGAGGTCCAGCAGGTTCTGCTCCATGATGCGGTCGAGCTGGAGCGGCTGGGCGATCTCGGTGTCCCAGTACGAGGTTCCCACCCGGTCGGTGATCGACCGCAGGAACGCCTCGACCTGCATCGGCTGGTCGATCTCGATGTACTGGGGCTTGTACGAGATGTCCAGGTCGAAGTCCACGTCGCCCTCGTCGGGCTCGAGTTGGCCGGCGAGCAGGTCGGCGAACGTCGACTTCCCGATGCCGTTCGGGCCGACGACGCCCAGCACCTCGTTCTCCCGGATGGCGCCGCCCTCGACGTCGAGGCCGAACTCGCCCTCGCCGTACGACTTCGAGATGTCGGGGTACTCGACCAGCGTGTCGGCCCGGGTCACCTGCCGCGGGGCGTGCTCCTCGAACTCGATGGCGTTCGGCCGGATGCGCATGTTCTCGTTGTCGAGGTACCCCTCGAGGTACTCGTTGATGCCGTTCCGGACCGACTTCGGCGAGGTGATGACGCCGTACGCGCCCGGCTCACCGTACGCGACGTGGAGGTTGTCGGCCACCAGGTCGAGGATTGCGAGGTCGTGCTCGACGACGAGCATCGACTTGCCTTCCTCCTCGGCCATCTCCTGGATGAGCCGGGCGGCCTTCACGCGCTGGCTGATGTCGAGGTACGGCGTGATCTCGTCGACGAAGTAGAAGTCGACGTCCCGGGCCAGGCAGGCCACCAGCGCGACCCGCTGGAGCTCCCCGCCCGAGAGGCTGTCGATGTCCTGGTCGCGGACGTGCTCGATCTCGAGTCGCTCGAGCAGGTCGTCGAGCACGCCGCGCTCGTCGACGTTCTCGAGCAGTTGCTCGGTCGGGCCGTCGAACCGGTCGGGGATCTTGTCGACGTAC
This window encodes:
- a CDS encoding universal stress protein, with translation MSFSPVDAVGLAEPSDSSNAASRTAESSERDRVLVPLFDRSRAALADQLRIAGTLARTTGAALRVVAPARIPPQAPLGLSHRFVGADDRERLDWGVAEAEAYATDVERELLVGRRPVSRVRDHIRDGDVDAVVLPGESTGGRLRRSETERLAADVDCDVVTVNGRRGYDEVPSILLPVAGGPHSGLAADVARQIAAANDAWVDVLHVVEEDAGEARRREAEECAEAAYRRIGRPETTTTWVLEADDPTEAIVEQSRYYELTVVGAPTTGRLRRLVYGSTSRTIGADAESVVLSARSADSTAFLD
- a CDS encoding TIGR01548 family HAD-type hydrolase, translating into MQADAVVLDIDGVVVDVADSYRRAIVESIERVHGDTIEESTIQAFKDAGGFNNDWELTYAAALFVLARREGLDLDVGAFTDRIAARRAEGDEPGAADGLDAAEAVVDEALSSAARERARADWNPARLREVFQQLYLGAELYADIEGGEPDLDASGFIHDEPVLLDDETLDRLADYPLGVVTGRPAAEADIAQRRAGLDVPDDRRFTMDDWAEGKPHPRALTTLAERFGAGSVVFVGDTLDDVRTARNAADEDPDRDYFGVGVLTGGLTGQAGRRKYEAAGADAVVDSVNDLPELLG
- a CDS encoding AN1-type zinc finger domain-containing protein, encoding MGTCKRCGEKMTGDRGCSYCGNTYCPEHRLPEKHDCAGVKHWDVEGERFDSGFGGSE
- a CDS encoding formate/nitrite transporter family protein; translated protein: MAVAPDPAEIFERAVEEGERRLDQSWLELASTSFIAGFTVVFGIVALGIVEAAVEPRFGHGIAKITGALAFGIALVFLVVGRTELFNENFFDPVAKAVEKDGSWMVGPLVRLWAVTFVLNLAGGALFVAVLSVDGALPSGAAEVLVAFANEVVHRRTAPEFVKGVVGGMLVTLLSFMLEAVDSVGSRIALAYVVGFLLTLGVFDHVIVTILHVVFGLFLGANIGLGELAVTTAVVTAGNFVGGLGLVTLTHVAQVKGARESGE
- a CDS encoding UPF0146 family protein; this translates as MRPRARRAIVGRLSDFERLVEVGVGNRPDVAGGLADAGKRVTATDVHPREVPAGVQFVRDDICDPDPAVYRDADAVYALNLPPELHRPALSVARDHGAAFLFTTLGGDQPAVSVARETLPGETLYVARR
- a CDS encoding archaemetzincin family Zn-dependent metalloprotease; translation: MLVDVVPVGDLSATVKRQASTALRSVYDCEVTIHDAQPIPTGAHDEKRDQYRAEEFIELAGRVGSGEKNIAITPKDLFYRRRNYVFGLAYLDGNGSVISTYRLQTSSDGGFSNRSASEIFDDRVRKEVVHEIGHTLGLEHCDNKRCVMNFSPTVREVDVKEENLCGSCQRDVM
- a CDS encoding ribosome biogenesis/translation initiation ATPase RLI encodes the protein MADDSIAVVDLERCQPDRCNYECKNYCPPNRTGKECITLRGDDAEEGDPDQIHISEEICLGETCGICVEKCPFDAIEIINLPQELQDDPVHRYGENAFSLYGLPVPLEGQVTGILGPNGIGKTTAVRILAGELAPNLGEHADPPGWDAVLEAYRGTELQDYLAAVKDGDVSVARKPQYVDKIPDRFDGPTEQLLENVDERGVLDDLLERLEIEHVRDQDIDSLSGGELQRVALVACLARDVDFYFVDEITPYLDISQRVKAARLIQEMAEEEGKSMLVVEHDLAILDLVADNLHVAYGEPGAYGVITSPKSVRNGINEYLEGYLDNENMRIRPNAIEFEEHAPRQVTRADTLVEYPDISKSYGEGEFGLDVEGGAIRENEVLGVVGPNGIGKSTFADLLAGQLEPDEGDVDFDLDISYKPQYIEIDQPMQVEAFLRSITDRVGTSYWDTEIAQPLQLDRIMEQNLLDLSGGERQRVAIAACLSESADLYLLDEPSAYLDVEQRVRATNAVRRFAEQQDATVMVIDHDIYMIDLLADRLMVFDGEPAVHGRASKPKGMREGMNDFLANLDITFRRDENVGRPRINKPGSQLDREQKKQGEYYYAP